One window from the genome of Elaeis guineensis isolate ETL-2024a chromosome 5, EG11, whole genome shotgun sequence encodes:
- the LOC105046232 gene encoding DNA damage-binding protein 2 isoform X2 translates to MPKLERGKASLPSSSFSPVVVQMETDSEESPFSSSSSSEGEEEEVGRVSDDEDERNDEEAVEGEEEDRAKKRRKAPITISLKKVCKIKPTFVIPDHLDCGIIRFHSRRVTCLEFHPTRTHVLLSGDKKGQLGIWDYGKLHEKTVYGSIHSCIVNNMKFNLENDGVLYTSSSDGTVRCTDLETGTSFFLLDLNPEGWNGPATWRMLYGMDINVEKGLLLVADNFGYLYLVDGRLKTRIAGPILIHKKGSKVVGLHCNPVQPDLFLSCGNDHFARIWDARRLEAESSLASLAHGRVVNSAYFSPLTGNKILTTSQDNRIRVWDSIFGNLESPSREIVHSHDFNRHLTPFRAEWDPKDPSESLAVIGRYISENYEGVALHPIDFIDMSTGKLVAEVMNTDITTISPVTKLHPRDDVLASGSSRSLFIWKPKGGKSPEQQLLEGKSKKIFGRVEKKSSGKLDGESDDDFDFSSKEKKLRAKNLEGKYLSGQKKG, encoded by the exons ATGCCAAAGCTAGAGAGGGGGAAGGCGTCGTTGCCGTCTTCCTCTTTCTCGCCTGTCGTGGTCCAAATGGAAACCGATTCCGAGGAGAGCCCATTCTCCTCATCGTCGTCGTCggaaggggaggaggaggaggttggtagGGTTTCGGACGATGAGGATGAGAGGAATGATGAGGAAGCAGTGGAGGGAGAAGAGGAGGATCGTGCTAAGAAGAGGAGGAAGGCTCCCATCACCATCTCTCTCAAGAAAGTCTGCAAG ATCAAGCCAACATTTGTCATCCCTGATCACTTGGACTGTGGAATAATCAGATTCCACAGCAGGCGTGTGACATGCTTGGAGTTTCATCCAACGAGGACTCATGTTCTTTTATCGGGAGACAAG AAAGGGCAGCTTGGCATCTGGGATTATGGTAAGCTACATGAAAAGACGGTTTATGGGTCCATACACTCCTGCATAGTCAACAACATGAA ATTCAATCTAGAAAATGATGGAGTACTGTATACATCATCATCAGATGGGACGGTCAGATGCACTGACTTGGAGACTGGAACCTCATTTTTCTTGTTGGATCTTAATCCGGAGGGATGGAAT GGCCCTGCAACTTGGCGCATGCTGTATGGTATGGATATAAATgttgagaaaggccttctgctaGTGGCAGATAACTTCGGATATCTTTACTT GGTTGATGGACGGTTGAAGACCAGAATTGCAGGACCAATTCTAATACATAAGAAGGGTAGCAAGGTTGTTGGGCTTCACTGTAATCCTGTTCAACCAGATCTTTTTCTAAGCTGTGGAAATGACCACTTT GCACGGATTTGGGATGCTCGCCGGTTAGAAGCTGAATCTTCACTTGCCAGTCTTGCTCATGGACGTGTTGTGAACTCAGCATATTTTTCACCACTGACTGGAAATAAAATCCTGACAACATCTCAAGACAATCGAATTCGAGTGTGGGATTCTATCTTTGGCAATTTGGAATCCCCAAGCAGAGAGATTGTCCACAGCCATGATTTCAATCGTCACTTGACTCCTTTCCGAGCTGAGTGGGACCCAAAG GATCCATCAGAATCTCTTGCAGTTATTGGTCGTTATATAAGTGAGAACTATGAGGGGGTGGCATTACATCCCATTGATTTTATAGACATGAGTACAGGGAAGCTTGTGGCAGAGGTGATGAACACAGACATAACAACCATCAGTCCTGTGACGAAGCTACATCCTCGAGATGATGTCTTGGCATCAGGGAGCTCAAG GTCCCTTTTCATTTGGAAGCCAAAGGGGGGTAAGTCTCCTGAACAACAGCTGCTTGAAGGGAAATCCAAGAAAATCTTTGGCAGGGTTGAGAAGAAATCCAGTGGAAAGCTTGATGGTGAAAGTGATGATGATTTTGATTTCTCTTCCAAGGAGAAAAAACTCAGAGCCAAGAACTTAGAAGGTAAATATTTAAGTGGTCAGAAGAAGGGTTAG
- the LOC105046232 gene encoding DNA damage-binding protein 2 isoform X1, translated as MPKLERGKASLPSSSFSPVVVQMETDSEESPFSSSSSSEGEEEEVGRVSDDEDERNDEEAVEGEEEDRAKKRRKAPITISLKKVCKVCKGTGHEAGFRGATYIDCPRKPCFLCKRPGHTTMSCPHRVAMEHGVIPAPRRNADTSLDYIFKRQLKAKIPMIKPTFVIPDHLDCGIIRFHSRRVTCLEFHPTRTHVLLSGDKKGQLGIWDYGKLHEKTVYGSIHSCIVNNMKFNLENDGVLYTSSSDGTVRCTDLETGTSFFLLDLNPEGWNGPATWRMLYGMDINVEKGLLLVADNFGYLYLVDGRLKTRIAGPILIHKKGSKVVGLHCNPVQPDLFLSCGNDHFARIWDARRLEAESSLASLAHGRVVNSAYFSPLTGNKILTTSQDNRIRVWDSIFGNLESPSREIVHSHDFNRHLTPFRAEWDPKDPSESLAVIGRYISENYEGVALHPIDFIDMSTGKLVAEVMNTDITTISPVTKLHPRDDVLASGSSRSLFIWKPKGGKSPEQQLLEGKSKKIFGRVEKKSSGKLDGESDDDFDFSSKEKKLRAKNLEGKYLSGQKKG; from the exons ATGCCAAAGCTAGAGAGGGGGAAGGCGTCGTTGCCGTCTTCCTCTTTCTCGCCTGTCGTGGTCCAAATGGAAACCGATTCCGAGGAGAGCCCATTCTCCTCATCGTCGTCGTCggaaggggaggaggaggaggttggtagGGTTTCGGACGATGAGGATGAGAGGAATGATGAGGAAGCAGTGGAGGGAGAAGAGGAGGATCGTGCTAAGAAGAGGAGGAAGGCTCCCATCACCATCTCTCTCAAGAAAGTCTGCAAG GTGTGCAAGGGTACGGGGCACGAAGCGGGTTTTAGGGGGGCCACCTACATTGATTGCCCCAGGAAGCCTTGTTTCCTCTGCAAGAGGCCTG GCCATACGACGATGTCTTGTCCTCACCGCGTCGCTATGGAGCATGGCGTCATTCCAGCCCCCCGAAGGAACGCAGACACTTCACTGGATTACATCTTCAAGCGCCAGCTGAAAGCTAAAATTCCAATG ATCAAGCCAACATTTGTCATCCCTGATCACTTGGACTGTGGAATAATCAGATTCCACAGCAGGCGTGTGACATGCTTGGAGTTTCATCCAACGAGGACTCATGTTCTTTTATCGGGAGACAAG AAAGGGCAGCTTGGCATCTGGGATTATGGTAAGCTACATGAAAAGACGGTTTATGGGTCCATACACTCCTGCATAGTCAACAACATGAA ATTCAATCTAGAAAATGATGGAGTACTGTATACATCATCATCAGATGGGACGGTCAGATGCACTGACTTGGAGACTGGAACCTCATTTTTCTTGTTGGATCTTAATCCGGAGGGATGGAAT GGCCCTGCAACTTGGCGCATGCTGTATGGTATGGATATAAATgttgagaaaggccttctgctaGTGGCAGATAACTTCGGATATCTTTACTT GGTTGATGGACGGTTGAAGACCAGAATTGCAGGACCAATTCTAATACATAAGAAGGGTAGCAAGGTTGTTGGGCTTCACTGTAATCCTGTTCAACCAGATCTTTTTCTAAGCTGTGGAAATGACCACTTT GCACGGATTTGGGATGCTCGCCGGTTAGAAGCTGAATCTTCACTTGCCAGTCTTGCTCATGGACGTGTTGTGAACTCAGCATATTTTTCACCACTGACTGGAAATAAAATCCTGACAACATCTCAAGACAATCGAATTCGAGTGTGGGATTCTATCTTTGGCAATTTGGAATCCCCAAGCAGAGAGATTGTCCACAGCCATGATTTCAATCGTCACTTGACTCCTTTCCGAGCTGAGTGGGACCCAAAG GATCCATCAGAATCTCTTGCAGTTATTGGTCGTTATATAAGTGAGAACTATGAGGGGGTGGCATTACATCCCATTGATTTTATAGACATGAGTACAGGGAAGCTTGTGGCAGAGGTGATGAACACAGACATAACAACCATCAGTCCTGTGACGAAGCTACATCCTCGAGATGATGTCTTGGCATCAGGGAGCTCAAG GTCCCTTTTCATTTGGAAGCCAAAGGGGGGTAAGTCTCCTGAACAACAGCTGCTTGAAGGGAAATCCAAGAAAATCTTTGGCAGGGTTGAGAAGAAATCCAGTGGAAAGCTTGATGGTGAAAGTGATGATGATTTTGATTTCTCTTCCAAGGAGAAAAAACTCAGAGCCAAGAACTTAGAAGGTAAATATTTAAGTGGTCAGAAGAAGGGTTAG